Sequence from the Ruminococcaceae bacterium KH2T8 genome:
CAAGTCGGATATTACTAAATTGTTTACACCTTTTAGGGCTTCAAAGTGTAAACAAATCCCATAAACGTCAAATGTTTACACCATAAGAGGCGATATGGTGTAAACAATCTCTATAAACTCAATTTGTTTGAACTATAACGCGCCAAATAGTTCAAACAATCAACCCAAAATCAATTTGTGTGAACCGCGGTCTCGAAAATGGTGTAAACATTCTCAAAAAACAGGACTTGCGTGAACCGCACAGCCGATCGGCGCTAATCCGGTTCCGATCACACCGCCCGAAAGGCCCAAAACACGAAATGCGCCCGATCCCCTCACGGGCTCAAATCCCCTTTTTCATGTTTCGAACAAAATAAAAGAAGCACCACACCGGTGATGCTTCTTTTATTTGTGTATTAGTTCTATATCCGATATACAGCGTATTTAGAGGGGGGCGAACGGTCACACGTTTGGTGAAGTCACAAATTGTGACTTCACGAGTTCTGTCTCTTCAAAAACACAGCAAAACAGGAAATGTTTTCGAGCAACATATGCGCTATCATAAACTTGTTGCAGCTGCAAGAAATTGAGAAAGGAGGTACCAAAGTGTATAAGGACTGTATCCAGAATACATTGGATAAGATCGAAGCGAATCTTAAGGATGAGATCGATGCAGAGATGCTTTCGCAGGAAGCGGGTTATTCACTGTTCCATTTCTACAGGATATTCCAGGATGCCGTGGGCTTTCCTGTAATGCAGTATATCCTGAGAAGAAAGCTTCTTAATGCGATATACGAGATCGGAACCGGGCGCAGGAAAGGTGACGTCGCTTTCGAGTACGGTTTTGATACGTATTCGGGGTTCTACAGATCCTTCGTTCGGGAGACCGGCTATACACCGTCAGAGTACCTTCGTAAGTTCAAGGCCAAAAAGCCTTACAAGATCAATATCTTACAGGAGGAACACATTATGGTAAATCACAAGTTGATCGCGGAAGTTCTCTCTAACTGGGACCTTCAGGATCAGAAAGTCTCTGATATCGTATTCCCTGAGACAGGAGAGATAAGCGATACATCAAAGTTTGTCGGTGATGAATATGTGATCAAGTACACTGCAAATCTTGGCAATACGAAGAAAGCGATCGAGATAGCCGGAGCGCTTAACAACGTCGGATTATCCGCACCGACGATCATTCCGACTAAGGACGGAAGAGAATACGTCCAGGAAGGTGAACTCTACTTTACTCTCAGCAGGAAGATCGACGGAGAACGGGTAATGGCAGGCAAGCTGTATCTGGATGATTATGAGAAGAAAGCAAGGTGTACAGGCGAGATCATCGGCTGGCTCGATAAAGCACTCTCTACTGTAGATACGGCAACAGACGAAGTTGATACTTACGATGCAGTCAAGTCATGGGCATTGCCGAAGATCTCATCGGAACTTGAGCTGAACGATGACTTCACGAAGAAGTTTCTAGAGGAATTCGAGGGCCTCTACAAGTCTCTTCCGAGACAGGTGATCCACAGAGATCCGAATCCTAGCAACATCATCGTAGCTGATGATAAATGGGGATTCATCGACTTTGAATTGAGCGAGAGAAACGTCAGGATCTTCGATCCTTGTTATGCAGCTACCGCCATACTGTCCGAGACTTTCGAAAACGGTAACAGCGACAAGTTTATGAAATGGATAAGCGTTATGAAAGAGATGATCGCAGGATTTGATTCCGTAATAAGGCTCACCAAAGAGGAAAAGCAGGCGGTGCC
This genomic interval carries:
- a CDS encoding AraC-type DNA-binding protein; translation: MYKDCIQNTLDKIEANLKDEIDAEMLSQEAGYSLFHFYRIFQDAVGFPVMQYILRRKLLNAIYEIGTGRRKGDVAFEYGFDTYSGFYRSFVRETGYTPSEYLRKFKAKKPYKINILQEEHIMVNHKLIAEVLSNWDLQDQKVSDIVFPETGEISDTSKFVGDEYVIKYTANLGNTKKAIEIAGALNNVGLSAPTIIPTKDGREYVQEGELYFTLSRKIDGERVMAGKLYLDDYEKKARCTGEIIGWLDKALSTVDTATDEVDTYDAVKSWALPKISSELELNDDFTKKFLEEFEGLYKSLPRQVIHRDPNPSNIIVADDKWGFIDFELSERNVRIFDPCYAATAILSETFENGNSDKFMKWISVMKEMIAGFDSVIRLTKEEKQAVPYIILANQFISTAYFADKDRYQELYETNKKMTKCIIDNIEKMRIE